One part of the Denticeps clupeoides chromosome 8, fDenClu1.1, whole genome shotgun sequence genome encodes these proteins:
- the myoz1a gene encoding myozenin-1a, with the protein MPLSGTPAPPNKRKKLSKIITDLSHIAQDEYESEPEASEFDLGTKIRAPRDIMLEELSLLKNKGSKMFRMRQQRVEKFIYENNPDIFSSDSMENFQKLVPSLGGQMMDVGGRLVSRQMVGQAGGGGAPVPPPKPGSVGKGARAGLSAGGGVAGLGGAGGAGAGGVGASGAQAVAGQPGGRAGQSAAKKKCEYVKTYVSPWERAMKGNEELMATMKPHMPGPCAHPDLPKFKCFNRSAMPYGGFEKASQLMTFQLPDIEVANEEPEPAVVYQHDISARPSFNRTPIGWVGSSEASSIHMELETVPFDGETDDL; encoded by the exons ATGCCCCTCTCCGGAACTCCGGCTCCACCGAACAAACGGAAAAAGCTCTCCAAGATCATCACTGACCTGTCCCACATCGCCCAGGATG AATATGAGTCTGAGCCAGAGGCGTCAGAGTTTGACCTGGGGACAAAGATCCGGGCACCCAGGGACATCATGTTGGAGGAGCTGTCCCTTCTGAAGAACAAGGGCTCCAAGATGTTCAGAATGAGGCAGCAGCGCGTGGAGAAGTTCATCTACGAGAACAACCCCGATATATTCAGCAGTGATTCGATG GAGAACTTCCAGAAGCTGGTGCCAAGCCTCGGGGGGCAAATGATGGATGTTGGCGGCCGCTTGGTCAGCAGGCAGATGGTTGGCCAAGCCGGTGGGGGCGGCGCGCCTGTGCCCCCTCCCAAACCTGGAAGTGTTGGCAAGGGTGCAAGAGCAGGGTTGAGTGCAGGAGGAGGAGTGGCTGGTCTAGGTGGCGCTGGAGGTGCCGGTGCCGGCGGCGTCGGCGCTTCTGGAGCTCAAGCGGTCGCCGGCCAGC CAGGAGGGAGAGCAGGCCAGAGTGCTGCCAAGAAGAAGTGTGAGTATGTCAAGACATATGTGTCACCGTGGGAACGTGCGATGAAGGGCAACGAGGAGCTGATGGCGACGATGAAGCCCCATATGCCAGGGCCTTGTGCTCACCCCGACCTGCCCAAGTTCAAATGCTTCAACAG GTCTGCGATGCCCTACGGCGGCTTTGAGAAGGCGTCGCAGCTCATGACCTTTCAGCTGCCGGATATTGAAGTGGCCAACGAGGAGCCCGAGCCCGCGGTGGTTTACCAGCATGATATCAGCGCACGGCCTTCCTTCAACCGCACCCCCATCGGCTGGGTGGGCAGCAGTGAGGCCAGCAGCATCCACATGGAGCTGGAGACCGTGCCTTTCGACGGGGAGACTGACGACCTGTGA
- the synpo2la gene encoding synaptopodin 2-like protein — MVVEEVMITLAGGAPWGFRLQGGVEHHKPLQVAKVRKRSKACRAGLREADELVSINDRPCGGLSHAQAMNLIDCSSGTLHIRVKRAPAGFQSVVLLPRAPSPRIDKEYRAALRAMSPSSSRPQQQAVRQVHRSSVISPTGRSGLTSPLGSEAYYGETDSDADVAAQERHRRQKRRSPSSSPGKAGRVSPEGGETSEMSGYDSAPDPLGGPDILPGVARREVIYQPPPPRAWSSQTSTETSSMSADDQREMVAEEDSGFQDLHMVPPLVSPVRAKEALMLGSRGQLVPMVGPVDMPVDEELTVTYMDKAKQAKLNRGESLQDKQVKEARSKCRTIASLLTDAPNPHSKGVLMFKKRRQRSKRYTLTSFGSVDEDLRQDSQEEDGVFPGSESEFDEDGFSAAPDPTWDSDYLELLEKRAASVVGRPMDGTDDSSSPGLSNTSGKGAQLFEQQRKRAAEHAKKMQAQTQSQLQEQIHTLSMAPTTQAFPVQTPPQAAPHVLAAPEPPPAAPKPLLHQNEVSPTRQKSSAPLTLDPAASHGTVASGDLGIIHGSATSLTQAVVKGPLHDSPASPIVSTLPAPASPEVSSSVLNRTARPFAPGFISHRASTAPVVFRPTGVKKSPRPVSVALVAPPFCTPEDRDLNAVSISHGMSAITGPASLIPPVPVSHIHAPLPPVVLSPAGESVPVPAPMPPLITPTVENLPAASQSVYAPDVVKPMAPALSAVPARTRVPSSGPMTPTSPMSVHQTPKDRDSAPSGRTGILQEARRQSSGRRMFTMPDEKKNSPNPFLLSMVQNLDDRQRNRMQEADEYEPVDEDEAGTQGKIPPPVAPKPRIIPEVTQIPHAEGKGAELFARRQSRMDLYVVDTPPSIPHQQQLQIQQSFTGHERDISPTQSLPGQWKYSPNVRAPPPIGYNPLLAPTRPMGPQRDEARPLASQRGGRAGQKEGIKAIDFIRRQPYQLNSAMFGGASSQTQPSYQREGHTLTPPKQIPVKAARVYEIKRFSTPTPMSAPTLTPTVIAPRSATTLGERISRSDMTSPPPAPPSQTPAAPSSVYAPTHGLPQLPKFSAPPMPSAHPLPFTPAASMSGLPYASSLQAAKQFKSAPELSALTPLRASAVQVPKPRFVATRVGIQPHVWRPGAFHL, encoded by the exons atggtggtggaggaggtcaTGATCACACTGGCCGGTGGAGCGCCGTGGGGCTTTCGGCTGCAGGGTGGCGTCGAACACCACAAGCCTCTTCAGGTGGCCAAG GTCCGTAAGCGCAGTAAAGCATGTCGTGCCGGCCTGCGCGAGGCGGATGAGCTGGTGTCCATCAACGACAGGCCATGCGGGGGTCTTTCCCATGCCCAAGCCATGAACTTAATTGACTGCTCCTCAGGAACTCTTCACATACGGGTCAAAAG GGCACCAGCTGGATTCCAGTCAGTGGTTCTTCTACCTCGTGCCCCTTCGCCCCGCATTGATAAAGAATACCGTGCCGCCCTGAGGGCCATGTCTCCATCAAGCTCCAGGCCTCAGCAGCAAGCTGTGCGCCAGGTCCACCGGAGCTCGGTCATTTCTCCCACAGGTCGCAGCGGCCTCACCTCCCCACTTGGCAGCGAAGCCTACTATGGTGAGACGGACAGTGATGCAGACGTGGCTGCCCAGGAAAGGCACAGACGGCAAAAGCGCCGCAGCCCCAGCAGCTCCCCAGGCAAGGCTGGTCGCGTGTCTCCAGAGGGCGGAGAAACCTCAGAGATGAGTGGCTACGACAGTGCTCCAGACCCACTGGGGGGTCCGGACATTCTGCCAGGTGTGGCGCGCCGAGAGGTCATCTACCAGCCCCCACCACCCAGAGCCTGGTCCTCTCAGACCTCCACAGAAACGTCCTCCATGAGTGCTGACGACCAGAGAGAGATGGTGGCTGAGGAGGACAGTGGCTTCCAGGACCTCCACATGGTTCCCCCTCTGGTGTCGCCGGTGCGGGCAAAAGAAGCTCTGATGCTAGGGTCCCGTGGCCAGCTGGTCCCCATGGTGGGACCTGTGGACATGCCTGTAGATGAGGAGCTAACAGTCACATACATGGACAAAGCTAAGCAAGCCA AACTGAATCGTGGGGAGAGCCTTCAGGACAAGCAGGTCAAGGAAGCCCGCAGCAAGTGCCGAACCATCGCCTCGCTCCTCACTGACGCTCCCAATCCCCACTCCAAGGGTGTGCTGATGTTCAAGAAGCGCCGCCAGCGCTCCAAAAGGTACACCCTCACCAGCTTTGGCAGCGTGGACGAGGACCTGCGTCAGGACTCGCAGGAGGAGGACGGTGTTTTTCCCGGCAGTGAGTCCGAGTTTGACGAGGATGGCTTCTCTGCCGCCCCAGACCCCACATGGGacagtgactacctggagctTCTGGAGAAGAGGGCGGCCAGTGTAGTTGGCCGTCCCATGGATGGCACAGATGACTCTTCCAGTCCAGGCCTGAGCAACACGTCTGGGAAAGGGGCTCAGCTTTTTGAGCAACAGAGGAAAAGAGCTGCTGAACATGCCAAAAAGATGCAGGCCCAGACCCAAAGCCAACTTCAAGAACAGATACACACCCTGTCAATGGCACCAACCACACAAGCCTTTCCTGTTCAAACCCCACCGCAAGCTGCGCCACATGTGCTGGCTGCACCCGAACCTCCGCCAGCTGCTCCAAAGCCTCTTTTACACCAGAATGAAGTGTCTCCAACTAGACAGAAATCCTCAGCACCGCTGACTCTGGACCCAGCTGCATCTCATGGAACAGTGGCCAGTGGCGATCTCGGAATCATCCATGGTTCCGCTACATCACTAACACAAGCCGTGGTTAAAGGACCCCTTCATGACAGCCCAGCCAGTCCCATTGTGTCCACTCTTCCTGCTCCAGCAAGTCCAGaagtgtccagctcagtgttgaaCCGGACTGCTCGTCCCTTTGCACCAGGCTTCATCAGCCACCGCGCCTCCACTGCACCAGTCGTCTTCCGGCCCACCGGGGTCAAGAAATCGCCCCGTCCGGTGTCAGTGGCGCTTGTGGCTCCACCCTTCTGCACGCCCGAGGATAGAGACCTGAATGCTGTCTCCATCTCACACGGCATGTCAGCCATTACCGGCCCAGCTTCCCTCATTCCTCCGGTTCCAGTCAGTCACATTCATGCTCCTTTGCCACCAGTGGTCCTCAGTCCTGCGGGGGAATCCGTTCCGGTCCCTGCCCCAATGCCCCCCCTAATCACACCAACCGTGGAGAACTTACCAGCAGCATCCCAGTCCGTTTATGCTCCGGATGTAGTGAAACCAATGGCCCCAGCTTTGTCCGCAGTGCCTGCTCGAACCAGGGTTCCTTCAAGTGGACCCATGACCCCCACCTCCCCCATGTCTGTGCACCAAACACCCAAAGACAGAGACTCAGCCCCCAGTGGCCGAACGGGAATATTGCAGGAGGCCCGGCGGCAGAGTTCAGGCAGGCGCATGTTCACGATGCCGGATGAAAAGAAGAACTCACCCAATCCCTTCCTCCTCTCCATGGTGCAAAATCTGGATGACAGGCAGAGAAACCGGATGCAAGAAGCTGATGAGTATGAACCAGTTGACGAAGACGAAGCTGGTACTCAAGGCAAAATTCCTCCACCAGTTGCCCCCAAACCCCGCATCATCCCTGAGGTGACCCAGATACCCCACGCGGAGGGGAAAGGGGCTGAGCTTTTTGCACGTAGGCAGAGTCGGATGGACTTGTATGTGGTGGACACACCACCCTCCATCCCgcatcagcagcagctacaGATCCAACAGTCGTTCACCGGACATGAGCGAGACATTTCACCAACTCAGTCCCTCCCTGGTCAGTGGAAATATTCTCCCAATGTTCGAGCGCCTCCACCCATTGGATACAATCCCTTGCTTGCGCCAACTCGTCCCATGGGACCTCAGCGTGATGAAGCTCGGCCACTGGCTTCGCAAAGGGGAGGACGGGCTGGACAGAAGGAAGGAATCAAAGCCATTGATTTTATAAGGAGGCAGCCATACCAGCTCAATTCAGCGATGTTCGGGGGAGCCTCTTCCCAGACTCAGCCCTCCTACCAAAGGGAAGGACACACCCTGACCCCACCCAAACAGATCCCGGTCAAGGCAGCGCGTGTTTATGAAATCAAACGTTTCTCCACACCAACGCCCATGTCGGCCCCAACGCTGACCCCGACCGTGATAGCTCCACGCTCTGCCACCACACTGGGTGAGCGCATTTCCAGATCCGACATGACCTCTCCTCCGCCGGCGCCACCTTCCCAAACTCCAGCCGCACCCTCTTCTGTCTACGCCCCTACCCATGGCCTTCCTCAGCTCCCAAAATTCTCTGCTCCTCCAATGCCATCTGCTCATCCGCTGCCTTTCACCCCTGCAGCGTCCATGAGCGGCCTGCCCTACGCTAGCAGCCTGCAGGCTGCGAAGCAGTTCAAGAGCGCGCCCGAGCTCAGTGCCCTGACCCCCCTGAGGGCGTCGGCTGTCCAGGTGCCCAAGCCGCGCTTTGTTGCCACTCGGGTGGGGATCCAACCACACGTGTGGAGACCTGGTGCCTTCCATCTATGA